One window of the Natrinema sp. CBA1119 genome contains the following:
- a CDS encoding DUF488 family protein has product MTVAPWPSVDNSTCKHCGAHVTDHFSRVFSDNGEPNPAAIAWNSVDYERLYHEYLERAGPQAVLTELADRARERDIWLVCWETDARWCHRRLLANAVVAQLEDVEIVHHPDPSTIPADTGDDESGDDPDATLADFVEAGGA; this is encoded by the coding sequence ATGACGGTCGCTCCCTGGCCGTCGGTCGACAACTCGACGTGCAAGCACTGTGGAGCCCACGTCACCGACCACTTCTCTCGGGTTTTCAGTGACAACGGCGAGCCGAATCCGGCCGCGATCGCGTGGAACTCCGTTGACTACGAGCGTCTGTATCACGAGTACCTCGAGCGGGCCGGCCCGCAAGCCGTACTCACGGAGCTGGCCGACCGCGCTCGCGAGCGGGATATCTGGCTCGTCTGTTGGGAAACGGACGCCCGATGGTGTCACCGCCGGTTACTCGCAAATGCGGTCGTCGCTCAACTCGAAGACGTCGAGATCGTTCATCATCCAGACCCGTCGACGATCCCCGCCGACACCGGTGATGACGAGAGCGGCGACGACCCGGACGCGACGCTGGCCGATTTCGTCGAAGCTGGAGGCGCATGA
- a CDS encoding site-specific integrase — protein sequence MTDGPKDLTPREAWHRYLDGRRTELTEETASTYHYRLKLFGEWCADTGIETVADLNGWQFDQYESYRAGQDVASTTLHNEMETLKNFVEYLERIEAVDDGLAERVNVPHVPRDERSRETKLPTERAIALIRHYRSSDVLRGCRRHALLETAWHTGARLGGLRALDLRDFDRDEQTVEFVHRPETGTVLKNKGEGERVVALNERVCETISTYIQGDRYDEHDEHGRQPLFASRQGRPNPNTIRVWMYLATFPCIRGECPHGYDPDVCDFRNHSKGSQCPSSRAPHHIRTGSITWHCDRGVPREVTAERVNASQDVIDEYYDKSEKRDRMEKRRRPHLNKLNIE from the coding sequence ATGACGGACGGCCCGAAAGACCTCACCCCGCGTGAGGCCTGGCACCGGTACCTCGACGGCCGCCGAACGGAGCTCACCGAGGAGACCGCGTCGACGTACCACTACCGACTGAAGCTTTTCGGCGAGTGGTGCGCAGACACCGGGATCGAGACCGTCGCCGACCTGAACGGCTGGCAGTTCGATCAGTACGAATCCTACCGCGCTGGTCAGGATGTCGCCTCGACGACGCTCCACAACGAGATGGAGACGCTGAAGAACTTCGTCGAATACCTCGAACGAATCGAGGCCGTCGACGACGGGCTCGCCGAGCGGGTGAACGTCCCGCACGTCCCGCGCGACGAACGCTCCCGCGAGACGAAGCTACCGACCGAGCGGGCGATCGCGTTGATCCGTCACTACCGATCGAGCGATGTCCTTCGCGGCTGCCGTCGACACGCGCTACTCGAAACGGCATGGCACACCGGCGCGCGACTCGGTGGCCTCCGGGCGCTCGATCTCCGTGACTTCGACCGCGACGAGCAGACGGTCGAGTTCGTCCACCGGCCAGAGACGGGAACGGTCCTGAAGAACAAAGGCGAGGGTGAGCGAGTCGTCGCGCTGAACGAGCGCGTCTGCGAGACGATCTCGACGTACATCCAGGGCGATCGGTACGACGAGCACGACGAACACGGTCGGCAACCGCTGTTCGCGTCGAGGCAGGGTCGACCGAACCCGAATACGATTCGCGTCTGGATGTACCTCGCGACGTTCCCGTGTATCCGAGGCGAATGCCCGCACGGGTACGATCCCGACGTCTGCGACTTCAGGAATCACTCGAAGGGCAGTCAGTGCCCGTCGTCACGAGCTCCACATCACATTCGGACGGGTTCGATCACGTGGCACTGCGATCGAGGCGTCCCCCGCGAGGTGACCGCTGAGCGGGTGAACGCCTCGCAGGACGTGATCGACGAGTATTACGACAAATCCGAGAAGCGCGACCGGATGGAGAAACGCCGCCGACCTCACCTTAATAAACTCAACATCGAATAG
- a CDS encoding phage repressor protein: MRKHAEWMAYADERVLEFLSEYGNHQPSQIADRLGKIGNDLDFHPNYIGRRCRKLTDYGLIQNLGNGLYSITDDGTKYLNGDLDASTLEIDSE, translated from the coding sequence ATGAGAAAACACGCAGAGTGGATGGCTTATGCTGACGAAAGAGTTTTAGAATTTTTATCAGAATACGGGAACCATCAACCGTCTCAAATAGCAGATAGATTAGGTAAAATCGGGAACGATCTTGACTTTCATCCAAATTATATCGGCCGTCGGTGCCGGAAGCTTACTGATTATGGTCTAATCCAGAATCTAGGAAATGGTCTCTATTCAATAACTGATGATGGTACAAAATATCTAAATGGCGACTTGGATGCGAGTACGCTGGAAATTGACAGTGAGTAG